The sequence ATGCGAGATCTAGTTGTAAAAGATAATGCTTTAATTAACGCAAGCTATAACCTAGATCTAGTTGAACAGCGACTTATTCTTTTAGCTATTGTTGAAGCAAGAGAAAGTGGTAAAGGCATTAATGCAAACAACCCTTTAGAAGTCCATGCAGAGAGCTATATCAATCAATTCAATGTTGCAAGACAGACTGCCTATCAAGCATTAAAGGATGCTTCAAAAGATTTATTTGCTAGACAATTTAGCTATCAAGAGATGAATAAACGAGGAAATATCGAAAACGTACTAAGCCGATGGGTTAGTGAGATTCGTTATGTTGACGCTGAAGCGACTGTTAAGTTAATTTTTGCACCTGCTATTGTTCCATTAATTACTAAACTCGAAGAACAGTTCACTAAGTATGAATTACAGCAAGTTAGTAATCTCAGTAGTGCTTATGCTGTACGTCTATATGAATTATTGATCGCATGGCGTAGCACTGGCCAAACTCCTGTTATAGAGCTTGAAGAGTTTAGAAAAAAAATTGGTGTGCTTGATGATGAGTACACAAGAATGGGGAACTTTAAAGACAGAGTCTTACATCTAGCTATGGCTCAAGTTAATGAGTTTACAGATATCACTGTTAAGTATGAGCAGCATAAAAAAGGACGTTCAATTTATGGCTTTTCATTCTCATTCAAGCAAAAGAAAAACGTTAACAAACCAAATCTAGAAGCTAGAGATCAAAACACCTTAGATATTTTCACCAAGTTAACAGATGCCCAGCGTCATTTATTTGCTAACAAATTGTCAGAACTGCCTGAAATGAGTAAGTATTCTCAAGGCACCGAAAGCTATCCGCAATTTGCCGTACGAATTGCCGAAATGCTATTAGATGCTGAAAAATTTAAAGAACTATATCCATATCTAGTAAAGGTTGGCTTTCAAACAAAATAAAGATAATGTTCAGTAATATGCTCACCTGAACATCCTTGTACATGAACAGAGGGATTGTATTGAACACTACAAAATTTAGCGTTATGGACGCAAGTAAAGCCTTTAAAAAATCACGGACAACAATATATGAGGCTTTAAAAAATGGTGAATTATCAAGAGATAATGATGGTCTAATAGACTTATCTGAACTTATCAGAGTTTATGGCAACCCAGTCGGTGTTCAGTCCAGTACACGTACTGAACAAGTTCAGAAGGATGTACAGGTACACGTTCAATCTGAAGTCGAAAATCTATTAAAAGATCAGATTTCTTTACTAAAAAATCAGTTAGATTTAGCAAATCAAAGAGAAAAGTCTTTGATGCAACATATTGAAGATCTTACTCATAGAATTGAGTTTAAAGGCACCTTAGAACAGTCACAACAAGAAAATATTGATAAGCTAAATGAATCTACAAATTCAAATATAGCAACGGATCCTCGGTCACAGACTGACTCTAACTATGACGAATTGACTACTTCCGAGAGTAAACGGATCCATCTTCCTGAGCATGTTGAACCAGAACCTAAAAAACGTGGCTTATTTGGCCGTGTGCTGAATGCTGTTTTTGATAATGACTAAGGGAGAGAGATCATGCCGAAACTGAAAGACATTGCCCTGGGAATTATTGTGGCCCCGCTACTGATCCCGATCATGCTGATTGCATCGTACCAGGATAAAAAGGCACTCAAAAAAGAGCTGGATGAACGCCAAAAAGAAAAAGACCAGGCATCCTGATTATTCAATTGAGCTAATCAAAATCGTGAAACATTGCTTAAATAATAGGCGTGGAACGTGAAAAATCATAAAAAAAGCCCGAACAGGGATGTTCGGGCTATTAACTAGGAACTACAGCGTTGAATTTTCAAGAGAATTATAACGCATTTCGTATAAGGTGTATTATGTTAATTTTAGGAAATCTTTAAATTAGTGGGGCTTAAAGCATTCTGAACACTTTTTAAAATTTAATGCTAATAAAACTTCCTCTTCTAAAGCTTCTTGATCAAAATTATTCACTTTCTTTGAGAAAAGCATAGTTGAAGCAATAAGCCTACTTTTTAGAGTAGCAAACTCCTCTGCTAAGTTTTTTTCCTCTAAAGGTCTATTTTTCTCAATGCGCTTTAATTTAGACGAATCCCAATAACGTAGGTCATAAATTTTTTTATGTAGCTCGGACTTCATTGGAAAATTTGAAATCTGTTCAAATAAATCATCTATTTGTGCCTTAAGCTCATCTAAAGATAATTTTTCAATTTCATCAGAGAAGTTTACTGAGCTAGAGTTATCTTTTTCTATCCGACCAAAATTAAGATCTGCTATCCCGAATTCAGCTTTAAGAAAAATAATGAAACTTTCATCAGCTATAGTTCCATCTTCACTCATCTTAGATTTAACTAACTTTCTAAACCTATCTATTGCAGTCTTACCTTTATTTCTCACTTCTTCTGGAAGATAAAAGTTTACCCATTTAGCATTCAACCTAGGACAATCCGCATTCAAATGAAACGCAGCCGTATTATGTTCATTCAACCAAGTACCGGTGTCCTCAATTGCTTCGATAGGATGAAATTCAATTTTTACACCTAATGCACTTTTTTTAAAAAAAGTAGCAGCCCTTTGAAGATCTTCTATTTCTTCACGTGATAAACATGAATTAATATCAATATTCTTAAAAATATCCGCTATAAGCTGCTCATCTATATCAATTCTTTTAGTGATTCGACTTAGATTAAAGTTGGTTATATACATAAAATTCTTGCTAACTAATTATTGAAAAATACCAATTACTTATCCTTCTTTGTTTATTTTAACAAACGATATAGAACCGATATCTTCTGTTAAAATTTCATTTTGCTCAAGAACTTGCAAACATCCTCCAGAAAGAAGCGTGCGATCTTTAACATATAGTTCGTTGATTAATTCAATATTTCTAGAGTCAGATAGTAATTCGTGAACCAATGCCTCAGTAATATCGTCAGTTAAAAGTGATGCAACAGGGGTCTTCATAATGACAGACATAATATCTATCATCCCAGCAATTTTACTAGGAACCCGGAGAGATACCGTTTCATAAATTGTTGTGTTACTTTCAGCCAAAGTATCTTTCAATTTTTCTCTTAATGTAGCCATTAAACTTTTCCTAATTTTCCATCTTTAACTGCTTGAGATAATTTTTCATGAATCTGATCTCGATCAGTAGGTTCTTCTGAACAGGTATCTTCATAATCACAACGTGATTTCAACTCATAAACTGCTGAGAAATGTCTATTTGCTAAATCCAATACCCAACCTTCTTTTGGTGGAATACTCGCTAGCTGATTAGCAGCCTTTGCGACATAATATCCAGCACGTGTATCTAAGCTAAATAAACTATTCAGTAAAATTATTTCTACTAGCTGATTAAGTAATTGAGATCTCGAAATCCCATCTCGTGTAGCCAAAGCATCTAGAACAGCTAGATCTGTCTTATGCACACGAATGTTGTACTTTTTAATATTAGGCTTAGCTGAATCAACCAAATTTTCAGGCACCTTTGCAAATGCTTCAGTGTTTATCTTAAGTGGCATATCTTTTTCCTTTATCTAGTTAACTAAAATTAAAGTCATTATTTGACTTTAATTTTCGATTAAATGAATCATTAAAGTAAGTAGTTATTAAAGTATCTTGATCATCAACTATAGTAATCCCACCACGTCTTTCTAAAACTTCTAATACCTTCATAATTCTATGAATATCTTTTCTTTTTAAGATAATTTTTTCGCCTTTCTTACTTGGTTCCCCAAAAATATTGGCTAGCATTATCATTTCTTGATTAATATTGCGTTGTTTCATTCTTTGAACAGAGTGATTAGTTAATTTCATGAACCATCTCCTATTTAATATAGGAATAAGAATATCATGACTAAAATTAAAGTCAAATAATTATTTTTTAAAAAGTCAAATAAATATAAATTTAGACTTTTTAGTCTTTCTTCTTTTTTTCATTTAACATAATGGGCGTTATACGAAATTCCATGTTAGAACCCATTTAAAGTGTCCACCCTAAAAAAGCACATAAAAAATGTGTATACACATTTTTTATGTGCTATATTGCTAATAACAAGGACAGGAGTCACTGTATGACTTACACAGAGCTTCAAATTATATTGCTAGAAATGGGCTTATCAATTAAGGATCTTGCAACGTTACTTGGCATGAATCCCAATTCAATTACTAATTATAAAAGCACTGGCATGATTCCCCTTCACTTAGCAATTACAGTAGCACTGATATCTCATTTAAAAAAAGCGGGGCTATCTCCTGAAGACATTATTAATGAAGTGAAGAGAGGACACGCTCAGAACTTCATTGAAAATAATTAAAGGTAATAAATTATGCGTACAGATTTACTTTTAGAGTTAGCTGATTTCTTAGAAAAACTAGATCCCAATAGATTTGATATTCGTACTTGGAGAAGACCATCTAAGGACTCAGTTGGCTTCGTGAGTGATGAACAACTCGTCACTGACTGTAATACAGTTGCTTGTGCTATTGGATGGGCTGTGACTTTACCAAAGTGGAAAGATGCAGGATTCTATATAGACACTTTAGACATCACAAAAGAGCATCTGAATAACCCATTAAGCACGCCATACACTATGGCTATTGTGAAATGGCAAGGTAACTCAGCTATCGATTCTTATGATGCTTTGCAAGCGGGGTTGAATCTTCCAACTGGTATGGCTGAGGTTCTTTTTGACTTCAATAACTATGCTGATGAAGAATTTACAAGTGCTCAAACTGTGGCTGAAAGAATACGTGAGTTTTGTAATACACCATCAGAAGAGCTCATGGATTTAGTGGTTTCTTATACTGATACTATGTAATTCCTACAGACATAAAAATTAAAAAAACTCAATAAAAATGGAGCCTTATGCTCCATTTTTAAAATGCGTGTAACGTGTGTTATGTTAGTTTTAGCTTAACTTCATATTTAGGCTAATTAGATTCAGGGATAATTGCATTACCAGATTCAGTCAACCAAAGATCATCAATTGGTAATAAATGATAATTTCGCTCTTTATAAAAATTAAGAAAATTATCATCTAGGGTTGCAGGAAACTCTCTTTGAATTTCACTTTGTAAATTAAGTAAAAGTTTACTACTTAGAAGATTAGCATATTGACCACGTAGAGCCTTTTCGTACCATTGTATTAACTGATCCTCTGTAATAATACTCTGTATCTTACTTTTCCATCCAATTTGATTAAGTAATGATGCAATAACTTTAGCATCTGCTTTTTTACATACAATGACTATCCTATCTGCTGTTAAAGAATTACAAATCCCTTCTGCAAGCTCTTCAGACAAAGAAAGGTGTTTAATTTGAACAATAACCCCAAAGTTTGTCCAAATATCTAACCCTCTATCGGCTGCATTCGTAGCTCCAATACGATGTACACTCCCATTTGTTTTAAAAAAAGTATCAGCTACAGAGATATTGAGAACAGCCTTTGTAAAATCTTCAAATTCTTCGATAATAAATTTTTTTTCAGTATTATAAGAAAGAGTAATTTCAGCATCTATTGCTTCAACTATAGAAGAAAATAAAGCATACACTACACATTCAAATACTTTATCTATGCTTCTTTTTAATCCAGGTTCTTTCCAAAAAGAATCCATGAATTCATCTAATTTAAAATTAGATGAATCATGGGATAAGCAATAATTAACACTATTAGATACAGAGCCTAAGCGCTTAGCAAATAAGGTATAAATATAAGCCTCTATAGCTCCATTTTTTGCATTATTTTCCTTTGCTAACACTTCTAAAATACGAGGGGGAATGGCATTTTCCTCAAATAAATTATCTTGGAAACGAGCACTAGAAGTTGATACATTACCAACTAATTTAGAAGTAACCGCATCACGCCATTTCTTCGATTGTGTTCTGTATGTTTCCAGTTCTAAAGGATTTAACTCTTCTGGATTTAGTCTATATTTCCTCAGAATTTCAGCAATTTGCATAGGTTTATATAGATGAGCTCTACTCTTAGCAATTAACGAATCTAAAGCCACTTTTGCATCTAAAACTCTTGTCATAACTGCCATCTAATTCAATGATTTTAAGCAATTTATCATATTTTCAGCGATACG is a genomic window of Acinetobacter sp. ANC 7912 containing:
- the repM gene encoding replication initiation protein RepM yields the protein MRDLVVKDNALINASYNLDLVEQRLILLAIVEARESGKGINANNPLEVHAESYINQFNVARQTAYQALKDASKDLFARQFSYQEMNKRGNIENVLSRWVSEIRYVDAEATVKLIFAPAIVPLITKLEEQFTKYELQQVSNLSSAYAVRLYELLIAWRSTGQTPVIELEEFRKKIGVLDDEYTRMGNFKDRVLHLAMAQVNEFTDITVKYEQHKKGRSIYGFSFSFKQKKNVNKPNLEARDQNTLDIFTKLTDAQRHLFANKLSELPEMSKYSQGTESYPQFAVRIAEMLLDAEKFKELYPYLVKVGFQTK
- a CDS encoding tellurium resistance protein TerC yields the protein MTYTELQIILLEMGLSIKDLATLLGMNPNSITNYKSTGMIPLHLAITVALISHLKKAGLSPEDIINEVKRGHAQNFIENN
- a CDS encoding plasmid replication DNA-binding protein, with amino-acid sequence MNTTKFSVMDASKAFKKSRTTIYEALKNGELSRDNDGLIDLSELIRVYGNPVGVQSSTRTEQVQKDVQVHVQSEVENLLKDQISLLKNQLDLANQREKSLMQHIEDLTHRIEFKGTLEQSQQENIDKLNESTNSNIATDPRSQTDSNYDELTTSESKRIHLPEHVEPEPKKRGLFGRVLNAVFDND
- a CDS encoding HaeII family restriction endonuclease, yielding MTRVLDAKVALDSLIAKSRAHLYKPMQIAEILRKYRLNPEELNPLELETYRTQSKKWRDAVTSKLVGNVSTSSARFQDNLFEENAIPPRILEVLAKENNAKNGAIEAYIYTLFAKRLGSVSNSVNYCLSHDSSNFKLDEFMDSFWKEPGLKRSIDKVFECVVYALFSSIVEAIDAEITLSYNTEKKFIIEEFEDFTKAVLNISVADTFFKTNGSVHRIGATNAADRGLDIWTNFGVIVQIKHLSLSEELAEGICNSLTADRIVIVCKKADAKVIASLLNQIGWKSKIQSIITEDQLIQWYEKALRGQYANLLSSKLLLNLQSEIQREFPATLDDNFLNFYKERNYHLLPIDDLWLTESGNAIIPESN